A genomic segment from Dermatobacter hominis encodes:
- a CDS encoding putative quinol monooxygenase, translating into MLIVSGIISMEPEGHDQAVELIGPLVEATLAEEGNITYGFWADPAQKGVFRVYEEWADDDALATHMATEHMGAFLVGMGELPITGTELTQHRVEESTRLM; encoded by the coding sequence ATGTTGATCGTGAGCGGCATCATCTCCATGGAGCCCGAGGGCCACGACCAGGCCGTCGAGCTGATCGGCCCCCTCGTCGAGGCCACGCTGGCCGAGGAGGGCAACATCACGTACGGCTTCTGGGCCGATCCGGCGCAGAAGGGCGTGTTCCGGGTCTACGAGGAGTGGGCCGACGACGACGCCCTCGCGACGCACATGGCCACCGAGCACATGGGTGCGTTCCTGGTGGGCATGGGCGAGCTGCCGATCACCGGCACCGAGCTCACCCAGCACCGCGTCGAGGAGTCGACCCGGCTGATGTGA
- a CDS encoding polyprenyl synthetase family protein, whose protein sequence is MVDQNPLQVMPSMADDLARVEAELVASVRSGDDFLTEIASHLISAGGKRVRPGFCIAAAATALTVDAPASPAAVTGGVAVELVHLGSLYHDDVMDEAVVRRTVDSVNARWGNLKAILAGDFLLARASELAAGLGVEVAGLLAATIGRLCEGQVLELRHAFDLGRTEDSYLRAIEGKTASLLASSCRIGGIVADLPREHTDALTDFGRSYGMAFQLVDDVLDLVATEAELGKPAGHDLEEGVYTLPVILTLASARGAELRSLLGGDRLADGRDGAPLDDVSRRRAIDIVRDGDGIAATIARARDHADQGRAALERLPDSPGVTGLSAAADYLLDNVEAAAA, encoded by the coding sequence GTGGTCGACCAGAACCCGCTCCAGGTCATGCCCTCCATGGCCGACGACCTGGCCCGGGTGGAGGCAGAGCTCGTGGCGTCCGTGCGCTCGGGTGACGACTTCCTGACCGAGATCGCGTCGCACCTGATCTCGGCGGGCGGGAAGCGGGTCCGTCCCGGTTTCTGCATCGCGGCGGCCGCCACCGCGCTCACCGTCGACGCCCCGGCCAGCCCGGCGGCCGTCACCGGCGGCGTCGCCGTCGAGCTGGTCCACCTGGGCTCGCTCTACCACGACGACGTCATGGACGAGGCGGTGGTCCGTCGCACGGTCGACAGCGTCAACGCCCGCTGGGGCAACCTCAAGGCCATCCTCGCCGGCGACTTCCTGCTGGCCCGGGCCTCCGAGCTGGCCGCCGGCCTCGGCGTCGAGGTGGCGGGGCTGCTGGCCGCGACGATCGGCCGCCTGTGCGAGGGCCAGGTCCTCGAGCTGCGCCACGCCTTCGACCTCGGCCGCACCGAGGACTCCTACCTCAGGGCGATCGAGGGCAAGACGGCGTCGCTGCTCGCCTCCTCGTGCCGGATCGGCGGGATCGTCGCCGACCTGCCCCGGGAGCACACCGACGCGCTGACCGACTTCGGCCGCTCCTACGGCATGGCCTTCCAGCTGGTCGACGACGTGCTCGACCTCGTCGCCACCGAGGCCGAGCTCGGCAAGCCCGCCGGCCACGACCTCGAGGAGGGCGTCTACACCCTCCCCGTCATCCTCACGCTGGCGTCGGCCCGCGGCGCGGAGCTGCGATCGCTGCTCGGCGGGGACCGGCTCGCCGACGGCCGCGACGGCGCCCCGCTCGACGACGTGTCGCGCCGGCGGGCGATCGACATCGTCCGCGACGGCGACGGCATCGCCGCCACCATCGCCCGGGCCCGCGACCACGCCGACCAGGGGCGCGCCGCGCTCGAGCGGCTCCCCGACTCCCCCGGCGTCACCGGCCTCTCGGCGGCGGCGGACTACCTCCTCGACAACGTCGAGGCCGCGGCGGCCTGA
- a CDS encoding ATP-dependent Clp protease ATP-binding subunit, whose translation MFERFTDRARRVVVLAQEEARLLNHNYIGTEHILLGLIHEGEGVAAKALESLGISLEAVRQQVEEIIGQGGSSPSGHIPFTPRAKKVLELSLREALQLGHNYIGTEHILLGLIREGEGVAAQVLVKLGADLSRVRQQVIQLLSGYPGSSNQPQSGEKAGATSGGSGAEAPSGSLVLDQFGRNFTQLARDKKLDPVIGRDRETERMMQVLSRRTKNNPVLVGEPGVGKTAIVEGLAQAIAADQVPETLKDKQLYTLDLGALVAGSRYRGDFEERLKKVLKEIKTRGDIILFIDEIHTLVGAGAAEGAIDAASILKPMLARGELQTIGATTLDEYRKHLEKDAALERRFQKVLVDEPSVAHTIEILKGLRERYEQHHRVTITDQALVAAANLADRYISDRFLPDKAIDLIDEAGSRLRIRRMQTPPDYREIESELADVVRQKKEAVESQDFEAAGQLRDREKELLAKKEEKDLEMKAAGVDLFDEVDEEAIAEVLSLWTGIPVYKLTEEETTKLLRMEDELHKRVIGQEDAIRAVSQAIRRTRAGLKDPKRPSGSFIFLGPSGVGKTELAKTLAEFLFGDDQAMISLDMSEYMEKHTVSRLVGSPPGYVGYEEGGQLTEAVRRKPFSVVLFDEIEKAHPDVFNTLLQILEEGRLTDSQGRSVDFRNTVLIMTSNLGTADLRKANVGFSKRDEAVTYERMKEKVNEALKAHFRPEFLNRIDDVIVFHELSQAEVTQIVDLMIQRVTVQMAAQGMGLEVTPAAKIFLGERGYDPTLGARPLRRAIQRLVEDPLSERLLWKEFHAGQTIVVDVEPDPEDEGQLHAVFRAVEGFTPPPIEELATTGD comes from the coding sequence GTGTTCGAACGTTTCACCGACCGGGCCCGTCGGGTGGTCGTGCTGGCCCAGGAGGAGGCTCGCCTCCTCAACCACAACTACATCGGGACCGAGCACATCCTCCTCGGTCTGATCCACGAGGGTGAGGGGGTCGCGGCCAAGGCGCTCGAGTCCCTCGGCATCTCGCTGGAAGCGGTGCGCCAGCAGGTGGAGGAGATCATCGGCCAGGGCGGCAGCTCGCCGTCGGGCCACATCCCCTTCACGCCCCGGGCCAAGAAGGTCCTCGAGCTCTCGCTGCGGGAAGCCCTGCAGCTGGGCCACAACTACATCGGCACCGAGCACATCCTGCTCGGCCTGATCCGCGAGGGCGAGGGCGTGGCCGCCCAGGTCCTCGTCAAGCTCGGCGCCGACCTGTCCCGCGTCCGCCAGCAGGTCATCCAGCTGCTGTCGGGCTACCCGGGCTCGTCCAACCAGCCCCAGAGCGGCGAGAAGGCCGGCGCCACCTCGGGCGGCTCCGGCGCCGAGGCGCCGTCGGGCTCGCTCGTGCTCGACCAGTTCGGTCGCAACTTCACCCAGCTCGCGCGCGACAAGAAGCTCGACCCGGTGATCGGCCGCGACCGCGAGACCGAGCGGATGATGCAGGTGCTGTCGCGCCGCACCAAGAACAACCCGGTGCTCGTCGGCGAGCCCGGCGTCGGCAAGACCGCCATCGTCGAGGGCCTCGCCCAGGCGATCGCCGCCGACCAGGTGCCCGAGACCCTCAAGGACAAGCAGCTCTACACGCTCGACCTCGGCGCCCTCGTCGCCGGCTCCCGCTACCGGGGCGACTTCGAGGAGCGGCTGAAGAAGGTCCTCAAGGAGATCAAGACCCGCGGCGACATCATCCTCTTCATCGACGAGATCCACACCCTCGTCGGTGCCGGTGCCGCCGAGGGCGCGATCGACGCCGCCAGCATCCTCAAGCCGATGCTGGCCCGCGGCGAGCTGCAGACGATCGGCGCCACGACGCTCGACGAGTACCGCAAGCACCTGGAGAAGGACGCCGCGCTGGAGCGCCGCTTCCAGAAGGTGCTGGTCGACGAGCCGTCGGTCGCCCACACGATCGAGATCCTGAAGGGGCTGCGCGAGCGCTACGAGCAGCACCACCGGGTGACGATCACCGACCAGGCGCTGGTCGCGGCCGCCAACCTGGCCGACCGCTACATCTCCGACCGCTTCCTGCCCGACAAGGCCATCGACCTCATCGACGAGGCCGGCTCCCGCCTGCGCATCCGTCGCATGCAGACCCCGCCCGACTACCGCGAGATCGAGAGCGAGCTCGCCGACGTCGTCCGCCAGAAGAAGGAGGCCGTGGAGTCCCAGGACTTCGAGGCCGCCGGCCAGCTGCGCGACCGGGAGAAGGAGCTCCTCGCCAAGAAGGAGGAGAAGGACCTCGAGATGAAGGCCGCCGGCGTGGACCTCTTCGACGAGGTCGACGAGGAGGCCATCGCCGAGGTGCTCTCGCTCTGGACCGGCATCCCCGTCTACAAGCTGACGGAGGAGGAGACCACCAAGCTCCTCCGCATGGAGGACGAGCTGCACAAGCGGGTCATCGGCCAGGAGGACGCCATCAGGGCCGTCAGCCAGGCGATCCGCCGCACCCGGGCCGGGCTCAAGGACCCGAAGCGCCCGTCGGGCTCGTTCATCTTCCTGGGGCCGTCCGGCGTCGGCAAGACCGAGCTCGCCAAGACGCTCGCCGAGTTCCTGTTCGGCGACGACCAGGCGATGATCAGCCTGGACATGTCCGAGTACATGGAGAAGCACACGGTCAGCCGCCTGGTGGGCTCGCCCCCCGGCTACGTGGGCTACGAGGAGGGCGGCCAGCTCACCGAGGCCGTCCGCCGCAAGCCGTTCTCCGTGGTCCTCTTCGACGAGATCGAGAAGGCCCACCCCGACGTGTTCAACACGCTGCTGCAGATCCTCGAGGAGGGTCGCCTGACCGACTCGCAGGGTCGGTCGGTCGACTTCCGCAACACCGTGCTGATCATGACGTCCAACCTGGGCACCGCCGATCTCCGCAAGGCGAACGTCGGCTTCTCCAAGCGGGACGAGGCCGTCACGTACGAGCGCATGAAGGAGAAGGTCAACGAGGCGCTGAAGGCGCACTTCCGGCCCGAGTTCCTGAACCGCATCGACGACGTGATCGTCTTCCACGAGCTCAGCCAGGCCGAGGTCACCCAGATCGTCGACCTGATGATCCAGCGGGTCACCGTCCAGATGGCCGCCCAGGGCATGGGCCTGGAGGTCACGCCGGCCGCCAAGATCTTCCTCGGCGAGCGGGGCTACGACCCCACGCTGGGCGCCCGGCCGCTGCGTCGTGCGATCCAGCGGCTGGTCGAGGACCCGCTGTCGGAGCGGCTGCTGTGGAAGGAGTTCCACGCCGGCCAGACCATCGTGGTCGACGTCGAGCCCGACCCCGAGGACGAGGGCCAGCTCCACGCCGTCTTCCGGGCGGTCGAGGGCTTCACGCCCCCGCCGATCGAGGAGCTCGCCACCACCGGCGACTGA
- a CDS encoding phospholipase C, with the protein MMGDGSIDRRRFLQAGGLLGAGAALGLAGTGCVPGSSGPGIGAEYFPTSLPQGNMLDLVASESPIEHVVILMMENRSFDHWFGWLRDDVGYHERGLSNYGGGFTIDAAPDQTYVDPEGHQVSTFSMAGGASPVGFRGCGFDDPGHSWTAGRAQRDGGFLAEGSGNDELALGHMAPQDLPFHARLARRFTTFDRYHCSLLSSTQPNRRYLHGAQSGGYTNNYIPIKELGHQWPTIWDRLAAARVPVRSFSADLPSLAFYGERLTPMFGSIDEYFEVCHAGTLPAVTFIDPPYMPWWQADDHPLCDPAAGQRFLRDVFRAFTRSPNWEKGMFVLTYDEWGGFFDHVAPPVLPDLLSSADDATNFGQAGFRVPTVVASPYSRPGFVDHRLYDHTSVMRFLEWRFLGAPAEGPAGEGWWLTPRDRNANNLGASLGATNPDPQVFDLDDLPLREPTPRCDGGPQVVAPGMQVGGPGGDLMEALEAGLFDRIGASTEPSSLAGTWADGGEVS; encoded by the coding sequence ATGATGGGCGACGGTTCGATCGATCGGCGGAGGTTCCTGCAGGCGGGCGGCCTGCTGGGCGCGGGCGCGGCGCTGGGGCTGGCCGGCACCGGCTGCGTGCCGGGCTCGAGCGGCCCGGGCATCGGGGCGGAGTACTTCCCGACCTCGCTGCCGCAGGGCAACATGCTCGACCTGGTGGCGTCGGAGTCGCCGATCGAGCACGTGGTGATCCTGATGATGGAGAACCGCAGCTTCGACCACTGGTTCGGGTGGCTGCGCGACGACGTCGGGTACCACGAGCGGGGCCTGAGCAACTACGGCGGCGGCTTCACGATCGACGCCGCCCCCGACCAGACCTACGTGGACCCCGAGGGCCACCAGGTCAGCACGTTCTCCATGGCCGGCGGCGCCAGCCCCGTCGGGTTCCGGGGTTGCGGGTTCGACGACCCGGGTCACAGCTGGACGGCGGGCCGGGCCCAGCGCGACGGCGGGTTCCTGGCCGAGGGGTCCGGCAACGACGAGCTCGCCCTCGGGCACATGGCCCCGCAGGACCTCCCGTTCCACGCGCGGCTGGCCCGCCGGTTCACGACGTTCGACCGCTACCACTGCTCGCTGCTGAGCTCGACGCAGCCGAACCGCCGGTACCTCCACGGCGCGCAGTCGGGCGGCTACACGAACAACTACATCCCCATCAAGGAGCTCGGCCACCAGTGGCCGACCATCTGGGACCGGCTCGCCGCGGCCCGCGTGCCGGTGCGGTCGTTCTCGGCGGACCTGCCGTCGCTGGCCTTCTACGGGGAGCGCCTCACGCCGATGTTCGGCTCGATCGACGAGTACTTCGAGGTGTGCCACGCCGGGACGCTCCCTGCCGTCACGTTCATCGACCCGCCGTACATGCCGTGGTGGCAGGCCGACGACCACCCCCTGTGCGACCCGGCTGCGGGCCAGCGCTTCCTGCGCGACGTCTTCCGGGCCTTCACCCGCTCCCCGAACTGGGAGAAGGGGATGTTCGTCCTCACCTACGACGAGTGGGGCGGGTTCTTCGACCACGTCGCCCCGCCGGTCCTGCCCGACCTGCTCTCGTCCGCCGACGACGCGACCAACTTCGGCCAGGCCGGCTTCCGGGTGCCGACCGTCGTCGCCTCGCCGTACTCGCGGCCGGGCTTCGTCGACCACCGCCTGTACGACCACACGTCGGTCATGCGGTTCCTCGAGTGGCGCTTCCTGGGCGCGCCGGCCGAGGGCCCGGCCGGCGAGGGCTGGTGGCTCACTCCCCGCGACCGCAACGCCAACAACCTCGGCGCCTCGCTCGGGGCGACGAACCCCGACCCGCAGGTCTTCGACCTCGACGACCTCCCGCTTCGGGAGCCGACGCCGCGCTGCGACGGCGGCCCGCAAGTCGTCGCACCGGGCATGCAGGTCGGCGGGCCCGGCGGCGACCTCATGGAGGCGCTCGAGGCAGGCCTGTTCGACCGCATCGGCGCGAGCACCGAGCCGTCCTCGCTCGCCGGCACCTGGGCCGACGGCGGCGAGGTCAGCTGA
- the radA gene encoding DNA repair protein RadA has protein sequence MARTRTVFRCMSCGAGTPKWSGRCASCGDWNTLSEELEVDEPTVVPLAASTPPTPITQLSAVGGSPVATGIAELDRVLGGGLVPGSVSLLGGEPGVGKSTLVLQVLAARARAGARVLYVTGEESVDQVRLRAERVGALHDDLLLAAETAMGNVGVHIEATQPELVVVDSVQTLHDQRFTSAPGSVTQVRECAHRLVQIAKSTGTTVLLVGHVTKDGQLAGPRVLEHVVDTVLSLEGDRQHDLRILRAAKHRFGSTDEIGMFTVHGRGLVDLPDPSSLLLGDRTPGLPGSLVVPALEGHRPLLVEVQALVASSSLPQPRRSVQGLDSGRLSLLLAVLQQRVGVEIGKHDVYAMTVGGVKVVEPGADLAVCLATVSSAIGKDVPAGVIACAEVGLGGELRQVSRLERRLAEAARLGFTTAIVPHSAPAMSVPIEVLRAPTVKAAMHLAGLAA, from the coding sequence ATGGCACGGACCCGGACCGTCTTCAGGTGCATGAGCTGCGGCGCCGGCACGCCCAAGTGGTCCGGGCGCTGCGCGTCGTGCGGTGACTGGAACACGCTGTCCGAGGAGCTCGAGGTCGACGAGCCGACCGTCGTGCCGCTGGCCGCCTCGACGCCGCCCACCCCGATCACCCAGCTGTCGGCCGTCGGCGGGTCGCCGGTGGCCACCGGGATCGCCGAGCTCGACCGCGTGCTCGGCGGCGGCCTCGTCCCGGGCAGCGTCTCGCTGCTGGGCGGCGAGCCGGGCGTGGGCAAGTCCACGCTCGTCCTCCAGGTCCTCGCGGCGCGGGCCCGGGCCGGGGCGCGGGTCCTCTACGTCACGGGCGAGGAGTCGGTCGACCAGGTCCGCCTCCGGGCCGAGCGCGTCGGCGCGCTGCACGACGACCTGCTCCTCGCCGCCGAGACCGCGATGGGCAACGTGGGCGTGCACATCGAGGCGACCCAGCCCGAGCTCGTGGTCGTCGACTCGGTGCAGACGCTGCACGACCAGCGCTTCACGAGCGCGCCCGGCTCGGTCACCCAGGTCCGGGAGTGCGCGCACCGCCTGGTGCAGATCGCCAAGTCCACCGGCACGACCGTGCTGCTGGTCGGCCACGTCACGAAGGACGGCCAGCTCGCCGGCCCGCGGGTCCTGGAGCACGTCGTCGACACCGTGCTGTCGCTCGAAGGCGACCGCCAGCACGACCTCCGCATCCTGCGCGCCGCCAAGCACCGGTTCGGCTCGACCGACGAGATCGGCATGTTCACCGTGCACGGTCGCGGGCTCGTGGACCTCCCCGACCCGTCGTCGCTGCTGCTCGGGGACCGCACGCCCGGGCTGCCGGGCTCGCTGGTCGTGCCCGCCCTCGAGGGCCACCGGCCGCTGCTGGTCGAGGTCCAGGCGCTGGTGGCCAGCTCGTCGCTGCCGCAGCCTCGCCGCTCGGTGCAGGGCCTGGACAGCGGCCGGCTCTCGCTGCTCCTCGCGGTCCTGCAGCAGCGCGTCGGCGTCGAGATCGGCAAGCACGACGTGTACGCCATGACCGTGGGCGGGGTGAAGGTCGTCGAACCCGGGGCGGACCTGGCGGTGTGCCTGGCCACGGTGTCGTCGGCCATCGGCAAGGACGTGCCGGCCGGCGTGATCGCCTGCGCCGAGGTCGGCCTCGGCGGCGAGCTGCGCCAGGTGAGCCGGCTCGAACGGCGGCTCGCCGAGGCGGCCCGGCTCGGGTTCACCACGGCGATCGTCCCCCACTCCGCCCCGGCGATGTCGGTGCCGATCGAGGTCCTCCGGGCCCCCACCGTGAAGGCGGCGATGCACCTCGCCGGGCTGGCCGCCTGA
- the disA gene encoding DNA integrity scanning diadenylate cyclase DisA, producing MALRRNPELQAALAAVAPGQPLREGLDRILKAGMGALIVIGDGPEVLNISSGGFLVNAAFSPQRLSELAKTDGAIVLTPDAGYIARANVHLVPNPNVPTEETGTRHRTAERVARSIGVPVISVSEDMAVVTVYTKTIRYQLEPITSILSRCNQALQTLERYKNRLNEESTNLTSLEVEDLVTLRDVVTLLQRAELVARISDEIDRYLVELGTDGRLVRLQLRELMAGVEDERRLVVLDYLQADASWDLEQAIDTLSDLDMEDLLDQDKVAHALHLSGQTDDMDAQLQARGYRMLARIPRMPDEMSERLIAHYGSLEKLSRASVQDLASVDGVTDHWALTIKDALGRIAESSILDRYT from the coding sequence ATGGCGCTCCGCCGCAACCCCGAGCTGCAGGCTGCGCTGGCGGCGGTCGCCCCGGGGCAGCCCCTGCGGGAGGGTCTGGACCGCATCCTGAAGGCCGGGATGGGCGCGCTGATCGTCATCGGCGACGGCCCCGAGGTGCTCAACATCTCGTCCGGCGGCTTCCTCGTCAACGCAGCGTTCTCGCCGCAGCGCCTGTCCGAGCTCGCCAAGACCGACGGCGCGATCGTGCTCACGCCCGACGCCGGCTACATCGCCCGGGCCAACGTGCACCTCGTGCCCAACCCGAACGTCCCCACCGAGGAGACCGGCACCCGGCACCGCACGGCCGAGCGGGTGGCCCGGTCGATCGGCGTCCCGGTCATCTCCGTGTCCGAGGACATGGCCGTGGTGACCGTCTACACGAAGACGATCCGCTACCAGCTCGAGCCGATCACCTCGATCCTGAGCCGGTGCAACCAGGCGCTGCAGACGCTGGAGCGCTACAAGAACCGCCTCAACGAGGAGTCGACCAACCTCACCTCGCTCGAGGTCGAGGACCTCGTCACGCTGCGCGACGTGGTGACGCTCCTGCAGCGCGCCGAGCTCGTCGCGCGCATCTCCGACGAGATCGACCGCTACCTCGTCGAGCTCGGCACCGACGGCCGGCTGGTCCGGCTGCAGCTCCGCGAGCTCATGGCGGGCGTCGAGGACGAGCGCCGGCTCGTCGTCCTGGACTACCTGCAGGCCGACGCATCCTGGGACCTGGAGCAGGCGATCGACACGCTGTCCGACCTCGACATGGAGGACCTGCTCGACCAGGACAAGGTGGCCCACGCGCTGCACCTGTCGGGCCAGACCGACGACATGGACGCGCAGCTGCAGGCCCGCGGCTACCGCATGCTGGCCCGCATCCCCCGCATGCCCGACGAGATGTCCGAGCGCCTCATCGCCCACTACGGCTCGCTCGAGAAGCTGAGCCGGGCGTCGGTCCAGGACCTGGCGTCGGTCGATGGCGTGACCGACCACTGGGCGCTGACCATCAAGGACGCGCTCGGCCGGATCGCCGAGTCGAGCATCCTCGACCGCTACACCTGA
- a CDS encoding YdeI/OmpD-associated family protein: MAGPEGLANPPSEHAGRPVVAAATPAEWTAWLEEHADDSPAVWLTVWKQAAGPDALDYESAVLEAVCFGWIDSTVHALDDLRFLMLVAPRKPGSGWSASNKARIEQLEAAGRMRPQGRTVIEAAKADGSWTLLDSVEALEAPDDLLDALAAAGVRERWDEQRPGRRKLVLLALVQAKRPATRQKRIDAAVDALVAHGELPS, from the coding sequence GTGGCCGGTCCCGAGGGGCTCGCGAACCCGCCGTCGGAGCACGCCGGCCGGCCGGTCGTCGCCGCCGCGACCCCGGCGGAGTGGACCGCCTGGCTCGAGGAGCACGCGGACGACTCTCCGGCCGTCTGGCTGACGGTGTGGAAGCAGGCCGCCGGACCCGACGCGCTGGACTACGAGTCCGCCGTGCTCGAGGCCGTCTGCTTCGGGTGGATCGACTCGACGGTGCACGCGCTCGACGACCTGCGCTTCCTGATGCTGGTGGCGCCGCGCAAGCCCGGCAGCGGGTGGTCGGCGTCGAACAAGGCCCGCATCGAGCAGCTCGAGGCCGCCGGGAGGATGCGGCCGCAGGGCCGGACGGTCATCGAGGCGGCCAAGGCCGACGGCTCCTGGACGCTGCTCGACTCGGTCGAGGCGCTCGAGGCCCCCGACGACCTGCTCGACGCGCTCGCTGCGGCCGGCGTGCGGGAGCGGTGGGACGAGCAGCGGCCCGGTCGCCGCAAGCTCGTCCTGCTGGCGCTGGTGCAGGCCAAGCGCCCGGCCACCCGCCAGAAGCGCATCGACGCGGCGGTCGACGCCCTCGTGGCCCACGGCGAGCTGCCGTCGTAG
- a CDS encoding dienelactone hydrolase family protein → MELTLPSGTAAYVARTEGATRGLVIIPDVWGLRPLFTEMCDDLARRTGWSVGSFEPFAGRDLPGEGDADAGPARFAVMPEMSDRQLLGDAVATADEIGLEHVGLIGFCMGGMYALKASFLERFDRIAAFYGMIHVPEAWQGPEQGEPLAALAARGTTAVMAVVGSVDPYTPPGHLQELRDAGVDVVEYVGADHGFVHDPSRPSHRADDAAEAWDRVLTFLAG, encoded by the coding sequence ATGGAACTCACGCTGCCGTCCGGAACCGCCGCCTACGTCGCCCGAACCGAGGGCGCGACCCGCGGCCTGGTGATCATCCCCGACGTCTGGGGCCTGCGCCCGCTGTTCACCGAGATGTGCGACGACCTGGCCCGGCGCACGGGCTGGAGCGTCGGCTCCTTCGAGCCGTTCGCCGGGCGCGACCTGCCCGGCGAGGGCGACGCCGACGCCGGCCCCGCCCGCTTCGCCGTGATGCCCGAGATGTCGGACCGCCAGCTGCTGGGCGACGCCGTGGCCACCGCGGACGAGATCGGGCTCGAGCACGTCGGCCTCATCGGCTTCTGCATGGGCGGCATGTACGCCCTCAAGGCCTCGTTCCTCGAGCGCTTCGACCGCATCGCCGCCTTCTACGGGATGATCCACGTGCCCGAGGCGTGGCAGGGCCCCGAGCAGGGCGAGCCGCTCGCGGCGCTGGCGGCCCGGGGCACCACGGCGGTCATGGCGGTCGTCGGGTCCGTCGACCCCTACACGCCGCCCGGCCACCTGCAGGAGCTGCGCGACGCCGGTGTCGACGTCGTCGAGTACGTGGGAGCGGACCACGGCTTCGTCCACGATCCGAGCCGACCGAGCCACCGCGCCGACGACGCGGCCGAGGCCTGGGACCGGGTCCTCACCTTCCTGGCCGGCTGA
- a CDS encoding Crp/Fnr family transcriptional regulator codes for MELLRNVELFDRFSDEDHRRLADAADRMELIRNDVVFGEGAEADACYVVIDGRIAIANKSVDGRESMVALMERGDLFGEMGLFDGLGRSAEARALEQSSVIRIPYEVLKALWEDSPELLWSVVRLLSQRIRATDEALADSFFLDVTGRTAKHLLELAGDRDDFEIPITQEELAGLVGASRERVNKAIASFLRLGWIEQNDRQYRILKRRELEIRSS; via the coding sequence ATGGAGCTCCTCCGCAACGTCGAGCTGTTCGACCGGTTCAGCGACGAGGACCACCGCCGCCTGGCCGACGCGGCCGACCGCATGGAGCTCATCCGCAACGACGTCGTCTTCGGCGAGGGCGCCGAGGCCGACGCCTGCTACGTCGTGATCGACGGCCGCATCGCGATCGCCAACAAGTCGGTCGACGGGCGCGAGTCGATGGTGGCGCTCATGGAGCGCGGCGACCTCTTCGGCGAGATGGGCCTGTTCGACGGGCTCGGCCGCTCCGCCGAGGCCCGCGCGCTCGAGCAGTCGAGCGTCATCCGCATCCCCTACGAGGTGCTGAAGGCGCTCTGGGAGGACAGCCCCGAGCTGCTCTGGTCGGTCGTGCGCCTGCTGAGCCAGCGGATCCGCGCCACCGACGAGGCGCTGGCCGACTCCTTCTTCCTCGACGTCACCGGCCGCACGGCCAAGCACCTGCTCGAGCTCGCCGGCGATCGCGACGACTTCGAGATCCCGATCACGCAGGAGGAGCTGGCCGGTCTCGTCGGCGCCTCCCGCGAGCGGGTCAACAAGGCGATCGCCAGCTTCCTGCGCCTCGGCTGGATCGAGCAGAACGACCGCCAGTACCGGATCCTCAAGCGTCGCGAGCTCGAGATCCGCTCGTCCTGA
- a CDS encoding IspD/TarI family cytidylyltransferase: MAGDGTGEVWCVVVAAGSGSRFGGPKHLAELRGRTVLQRSIDVARRCADGVVVVVAPGSDVGVDGADVVVAGGDSRSTSVSNGLAAVPAGAEVVLVHDAARPLASGSLFARVVEAVRDGADAAVPVVTVVDTIRDLDGGTVDRDRLRAVQTPQGFRAAALRAVHARGAEATDDAALVEADGGTVALVEGERANLKITEPADLDVAAALLDRAAASGGDSAS; the protein is encoded by the coding sequence ATGGCCGGCGACGGGACGGGTGAGGTGTGGTGCGTCGTCGTGGCGGCCGGATCGGGCTCGCGCTTCGGCGGACCCAAGCACCTCGCCGAGCTCCGCGGCCGCACCGTGCTGCAGCGCTCGATCGACGTCGCCCGCCGGTGCGCCGACGGCGTCGTGGTGGTGGTCGCGCCCGGTTCCGACGTCGGCGTCGACGGCGCGGACGTGGTGGTGGCGGGCGGCGACAGCCGATCGACCTCCGTGTCCAACGGCCTCGCCGCGGTGCCGGCCGGTGCCGAGGTCGTCCTGGTCCACGACGCGGCGCGGCCGCTGGCGTCGGGCTCGCTGTTCGCCCGTGTGGTCGAGGCGGTCCGTGACGGCGCCGATGCCGCCGTACCGGTCGTGACCGTGGTCGACACGATCCGCGACCTCGACGGCGGGACCGTCGACCGCGATCGCCTGCGCGCCGTGCAGACGCCCCAGGGCTTCCGGGCCGCGGCGCTCCGTGCGGTCCACGCCCGCGGCGCCGAGGCGACCGACGACGCCGCGCTCGTCGAGGCCGACGGCGGCACCGTCGCGCTGGTCGAGGGCGAGCGGGCGAACCTCAAGATCACCGAGCCCGCCGACCTCGACGTGGCCGCTGCGCTGCTCGACCGGGCGGCGGCGAGCGGGGGAGACTCGGCCTCGTGA